A window of the Eleutherodactylus coqui strain aEleCoq1 chromosome 8, aEleCoq1.hap1, whole genome shotgun sequence genome harbors these coding sequences:
- the LOC136576109 gene encoding uncharacterized protein, which yields MEKLLKEEELGRMAGPFREPPFVNLRVSPLGLVPKKEAGKFRLIHHLSYPSGESVNDGISKEQAAVSYASFDCAVALVRQAGKGAWLAKADIESAFRLLPVHPQCFHLLGCSIEDQFFVDMCLPMGCSISCYYFEVFSSFLEWMLRVETGISSVSHYLDDFLFVGQANSTACEFLLSSFRSLMRKAGVPLSDEKTVGPASRLGFLGIEIDTEEMTFHLPDEKVARLRQVVELVGSSRKVTLHQLQVLLGLLNFACRVIPMGRAFSRRLSLATKGVKEPHHFVRVTKGMRSDLHIWRVFLSSFNGQVICLEEEKQNEEIGLVSDAAGSYGFGVILGDQWCCAAWPDTWIERKWIKNTALLEIFPLVVAMEIWGQRLANGNICFWSDNQSVVQMVNKQSSSSTLVLAALRHLILRCLQHNVKFKARHVPGYLNATADALSRFQMSHFRELHPTAEVEGCRIGQYGWWATPMYTGRKREPEIGPLA from the exons ATGGAGAAGTTGCTGAAGGAGGAAGAATTGGGTCGAATGGCGGGCCCATTTCGGGAACCGCCTTTCGTGAACTTGCGGGTTTCCCCTTTGGGACTGGTACCGAAGAAGGAAGCTGGCAAGTTCAGACTTATCCATCACCTATCCTATCCGTCGGGTGAATCAGTCAACGACGGAATATCAAAAGAGCAAGCGGCGGTGTCATATGCGTCTTTCGACTGCGCGGTTGCATTAGTTAGACAGGCAGGTAAAGGCGCTTGGTTGGCAAAGGCCGATATTGAATCGGCTTTCCGGCTCCTGCCGGTGCATCCGCAGTGTTTTCATCTGCTGGGATGCAGCATCGAGGACCAGTTTTTTGTTGACATGTGCCTACCGATGGGTTGCTCTATCTCCTGTTATTATTTTGAGGTTTTTAGTTCATTCTTGGAATGGATGTTAAGAGtggagacgggcatctcatcggtatcgcattatttggatgattttctttttgttggtCAGGCAAATTCGACGGCCTGCGAGTTTTTACTTTCGTCGTTTCGTAGTTTGATGAGAAAAGCCGGGGTCCCCTTGTCGGATGAGAAGACGGTTGGCCCCGCATCGAGGCTCGGTTTTTTAGGCATAGAAATCGACACGGAGGAAATGACTTTCCACTTGCCGGATGAAAAAGTGGCGCGTTTGCGCCAAGTCGTGGAGTTGGTGGGCAGTTCTCGGAAGGTTACACTGCACCAACTTCAAGTATTGTTAGGGTTGTTGAATTTCGCGTGCAGGGTCATTCCGATGGGGCGAGCCTTTTCCCGGCGGTTGTCACTAGCAACGAAAGGGGTAAAGGAACCccatcattttgtcagggtgacaaaagGGATGAGAtcagacctgcacatatggagaGTTTTTCTGAGTTCATTTAACGGTCAAGtaatatgtctggaggaggagaagcagaaCGAAGAGATCGGCTTGGTATCGGATGCAGCTGGTTCTTATGGATTCGGAGTAATATTGGGTGATCAATGGTGTTGTGCTGCATGGCCGGATACATGGATTGAAAGAAAATGGATAAAGAACACAGCGTTATTGGAGATTTTCCCTTTGGTGGTGGCAATGGAAATATGGGGCCAGAGGTTGGCCAACGGTAATATTTGCTTTTGGTCAGATAATCAATCGGTGGTGCAAATGGTCAACAAGCAATCGTCATCCTCAACGTTGGTGCTGGCAGCATTACGCCATTTGATCTTACGGTGTTTACAGCACAATGTTAAGTTTAAAGCGAGACATGTACCAGGATATTTGAATGCTACtgctgatgctctttctcgttttcagatgtcacatttcagggagctgcacccgacggcggaggtcgagggg TGTCGGATTGGACAGTATGGGTGGTGGGCCACTCCTATGTATACTGGGCGGAAAAGAGAGCCAGAAATAGGCCCATTGGCGTGA